Proteins encoded together in one Ogataea parapolymorpha DL-1 chromosome III, whole genome shotgun sequence window:
- a CDS encoding Mannan polymerase II complex ANP1 subunit codes for MRNMTYPHYLIDLAFLVSDSSDDTLGVLEKNLLEIQSDPDPEMHFGQIEIFQKDFGQIIGQGFSDRHGFAAQGPRRKMMARARNWLSSAALKPYHSWVYWRDVDVETISPTIIEDLMHHDREVIVPNVWRPLPEWLGNQQPYDLNSWQESDGGLQLANTLDEDAVIVEGYVEYATWRPHLAYLRDPYGDPETEMVLDGIGGVSILSKARVFKSGAHFPAFSFEKHAETEGFGKMCKRMGYAVVGLPHYVIWHIYEPSNDDLKHMEWMAQEEVRQQREESMQKVYQRVYGAGFLDVEDEWKEEKPLILRNTDSSRGARKIQVDWDDVDVYGDDLKEPDLADQDLADFDPAL; via the coding sequence ATGCGCAACATGACCTATCCGCATTACTTGATCGATCTGGCATTTCTGGTGTCGGACTCGTCCGACGACACGCTCGGcgttctggagaagaaccTTCTGGAGATCCAGTCGGATCCGGACCCTGAGATGCATTTTGGCCAGATCGAgattttccagaaagaTTTCGGTCAGATCATCGGCCAGGGTTTCAGCGACCGCCACGGGTTTGCCGCGCAGGGCCCGCGGCGCAAGATGATGGCGAGGGCCCGCAATTGGCTCTCGTCGGCGGCCCTCAAGCCGTACCATTCATGGGTGTACTGGCGAGACGTGGACGTGGAGACGATCTCGCCGACGATCATTGAGGACCTGATGCACCACGACCGCGAGGTGATAGTGCCGAATGTGTGGCGGCCGTTGCCGGAATGGCTAGGGAACCAGCAGCCGTACGACCTGAACTCGTGGCAGGAGAGCGACGGCGGGTTGCAACTGGCCAACactctggacgaggacgcgGTCATCGTGGAAGGTTACGTGGAGTACGCTACGTGGCGGCCCCACCTGGCGTATCTGCGCGACCCGTACGGCGACCCGGAGACAGAGATGGTTCTGGACGGGATCGGCGGAGTTTCGATCTTGTCAAAGGCGCGCGTTTTCAAGAGCGGCGCGCACTTCCCGGCGTTCTCGTTCGAGAAGCACGCGGAGACCGAAGGGTTTGGCAAGATGTGCAAGCGGATGGGGTATGCGGTGGTGGGGCTGCCGCACTACGTGATCTGGCACATCTACGAGCCGTCGAACGACGATCTGAAGCACATGGAGTGGATGGCGCAGGAGGAGGTGCGACAGCAGCGCGAGGAGAGCATGCAGAAGGTGTACCAACGGGTTTACGGTGCTGGCTTTCTGGACGTGGAGGACGAATGgaaggaggagaaaccGCTGATTCTGCGCAACACCGACAGCTCGCGGGGCGCGCGCAAGATCCAGGTCGACTGggacgacgtcgacgtgTATGGGGACGATCTGAAGGAGCCGGATCTGGCGGACCAGGACCTCGCTGATTTCGACCCGGCATTGTAA
- a CDS encoding putative membrane protein, with translation MLFSFILWLVAFWRLCDAHGGHGASSAETQSAVPELSFPDLVSVKSLSDLQNNWQLYGNVEFNEGRVILTPAPFISQKATQEITSGAVWSINRISSDSFSLQLTFRSVGAFGFTGAGLSLWLLDQDPGSDISNFGGPSQYSGLQILLDANEQDLGPVFRIYVNDGSRKINLAQDYLGAYTYSFQDSQVPSTLKLGYENRKLKITCDNKLLFETDAINLDPYLKNMRVGISAASSKDVKKAEQFEILMFKFFDKVIESLKIEASETLVAKHHEVDNRLAQKAQLTEDFKRTREQQNGNSAPVRSQPESTEYDLLAKLDEVKTILEHQTAPQVLQKQLFDVTKSIKMMNEKNSVYNTQMEKSYDTLLKQTEELNAKYEALRQLITRQNQLLELVDERFVTFNSYFQGQSQNHESINDKLKQLQEFYAKGSHPSDYESDFESKLNKFMSAVRLILMPVLVLLIIMTLLVYKLRNDIKHAKVL, from the coding sequence ATGTTATTTAGCTTTATTCTCTGGCTAGTGGCGTTTTGGCGGCTCTGTGACGCTCATGGTGGCCATGGAGCGTCTTCTGCGGAGACTCAGTCTGCTGTGCCCGAGCTTTCGTTTCCAGACCTCGTTTCGGTGAAGTCTTTGTCGGACCTCCAGAACAACTGGCAACTGTATGGCAACGTGGAGTTCAACGAAGGACGTGTTATACTCACCCCTGCACCGTTCATCTCGCAAAAAGCCACCCAAGAAATAACCAGCGGCGCTGTCTGGTCCATAAACAGAATTTCGTCAGACAGCTTTTCGTTGCAGCTCACCTTCAGATCGGTGGGTGCGTTTGGGTTCACGGGCGCGGGATTGTCGCTGTGGTTGCTCGACCAGGATCCAGGATCCGATATCTCGAATTTTGGGGGACCGTCGCAATATTCTGGGCTGCAGATTCTGCTGGACGCCAATGAACAGGACCTGGGTCCTGTATTTAGGATTTACGTGAACGATGGTTCGCGGAAAATCAATTTGGCACAAGATTATCTTGGAGCGTACACATACAGCTTCCAGGACTCGCAGGTCCCGTCCACTCTGAAACTAGGCTACGAGAACAggaagctcaagatcacGTGcgacaacaagctgctcttcGAGACAGATGCCATTAACCTGGATCCgtacttgaaaaatatgcGTGTGGGTATCTCTGCGGCATCCTCAAAGGACGTTAAGAAGGCCGAACAATTTGAGATTTTGATGTTCAAGTTCTTCGACAAGGTGATTGAGTCGCTAAAAATTGAGGCGTCTGAGACGCTGGTTGCCAAGCACCATGAGGTGGACAACAGACTGGCCCAAAAAGCACAGCTGACAGAGGACTTTAAGAGAACACGAGAGCAGCAGAATGGCAACAGTGCCCCAGTGCGTTCGCAGCCAGAGTCTACTGAATATGACCTTCTTGCCAAACTAGACGAGGTGAAGACCATACTTGAACATCAGACAGCCCCGCaggttctccaaaagcagctgtttgatgTGACCAAGTCAATTAAGATGATGAACGAGAAAAACTCCGTCTACAACACCCAAATGGAGAAAAGCTACGACACACTGCTCAAGCAGACCGAGGAGCTCAATGCCAAGTATGAAGCGCTCAGACAATTAATCACTAGACaaaaccagctgctggagctggtggacgagAGATTCGTCACATTTAACAGCTATTTCCAAGGACAGTCACAAAACCACGAAAGCATCAACGACAAGCTAAAACAATTGCAGGAATTCTATGCCAAAGGCTCTCACCCGTCAGACTACGAGTCGGATTTCGAATCTAAGCTGAACAAGTTCATGTCTGCGGTCAGACTCATTCTGATGCCTgttctggttctgctcATTATCAtgacgctgctggtgtATAAGCTGAGGAACGACATTAAACACGCCAAGGTGCTGTGA
- a CDS encoding cytoskeleton protein has product MLVLVVLALLGFLWLLNRLLVLLSVPLDRSIKYLNVSIPPVPLISIDKVTHSSMVLHWDYPVDDDDHEQTADGPPVLSHTSPKSISHYLLYINGIQTAVIDGNLQSCVISGLNPESNYQVDLVAFNIANFRSKSSPVYVKTGKNDMAEPDHPDELLNVLIPDDERETVTKKSTFRQKSPAGRSRSNTVDQENYKARIHPHLITDINELKFLLETGLEAVRSLTRASKELETDFVDEEASLLAARNEAKERRKLEDQNRSSLRQEIKFLEETRMRSESRIASDQTKLATRRRKIEEKRRQMQEWEAILAEKRAAKEQLAAAEPAELETLKLQVEQLNKDIFRLQTEIHDVEEDIKYESANRKRLDALKQHLQGLFESLRTCIDEQTGILRPEGQAVLATIIGLKPDWEQDLKNEFTLDEHFELQWRALRQNDKEKIDHLKRQLDEKRSRPSSQYEGLGSYNDGSISNILSTAMSRMNTTMSYNTLSPEPVVSTSPKVWNAPASGQRDMFFNLLDQPQSSESPPPSHMSNFDFLPDLNIPGARMGYGDNLMFQDSSSFGMQPTMNAILPNTSDDQLFANGLDLGMSTSPGVRDSSKFFGSLGSHRKMKSSGSVADSSQDAAMDFDLSRARSTSFGSSIWNNGGSNSNWASMNILDKQLSGDMVPKIYIENEEKQDKVPSSPSFFKNKLFKFGTSPTKTATKSSDRSEDTSVGAEEELSSGSMSSSATPGLLSSSFGSKSSRFFKLKKNQSDDQALDTRPDSPSGNLISRRLSFAFKRGDKDKDPKNDSIIEEAEE; this is encoded by the coding sequence ATGCTTGTCCTTGTCGTGCTAGCGCTTTTGGGTTTCCTGTGGCTCCTGAACCGGCTGCTAGTCTTGCTGTCAGTGCCGCTGGACCGCTCCATCAAGTATCTCAACGTCTCGATCCCGCCGGTGCCGCTCATCTCCATCGACAAGGTCACGCACTCCAGCATGGTGCTCCACTGGGATTACCccgtggacgacgacgatcACGAACAGACGGCCGACGGCCCGCCTGTGCTGTCGCACACGTCGCCCAAGAGCATCAGCCACTATCTGTTGTACATCAATGGCATCCAGACGGCCGTGATCGACGGCAATTTGCAGTCGTGCGTCATCAGTGGGCTCAACCCTGAAAGCAACTACCAGGTGGACCTTGTGGCGTTCAACATCGCAAATTTCCGCTCCAAGTCGTCGCCCGTGTACGTCAAGACGGGCAAGAACGACATGGCCGAGCCGGACCATCCTGACGAACTGCTGAATGTGCTAATTCCCGACGACGAGCGCGAGACCgtcacgaaaaaaagcacGTTCCGCCAGAAATCGCCGGCGGGCCGCTCGCGCAGCAACACGGTCGACCAGGAGAACTACAAGGCGCGGATCCATCCGCATCTGATCACAgacatcaacgagctcaagttCCTGCTGGAGACGGGGCTGGAGGCGGTGCGCAGTCTGACGCGCGCCAGTAAAGAGCTCGAGACGGATTtcgtggacgaggaggcgtcgctgctggccgCGCgcaacgaggccaaggagcgGCGTAAGCTTGAGGACCAGAACCGCTCGAGTCTGCGCCAGGAGATcaagtttcttgaggaGACACGGATGCGCAGTGAGAGCCGGATCGCGTCCGACCAGACGAAGCTGGCCACGCGGCGGcgcaagatcgaggagaaGCGGCGCCAGATGCAGGAGTGGGAGGCCATTCTGGCCGAGAAACGGGCCGCCAAGGAGCAGCTAGCGGCAGCTGAGCCTGCCGAGCTTGAGACTCTGAAACTGCAggtcgagcagctcaacaaggacaTTTTCCGGCTGCAGACAGAAATCCATGATGTCGAGGAGGACATCAAGTACGAGTCGGCTAATAGAAAGCGACTGGACGCGCTCAAACAGCATCTTCAGGGTCTTTTCGAGAGTCTGAGAACGTGTATTGACGAGCAGACTGGTATTTTGAGACCCGAGGGCCAGGCGGTGCTGGCTACCATTATTGGGCTGAAACCCGACTGGGAGCAGgacttgaaaaacgagTTTACTCTCGACGAGCACTTTGAGCTGCAGTGGCGGGCCTTGCGACAGAACGATaaggagaaaatcgacCATTTGAAGCgccagctggacgagaaaCGGTCGCGTCCTAGCTCACAGTACGAGGGTCTGGGATCCTACAACGACGGCTCGATCAGCAACATCCTGTCAACCGCGATGAGCAGAATGAACACCACGATGTCGTACAACACGCTGAGCCCGGAGCCAGTGGTGTCTACGAGCCCGAAAGTCTGGAATGCGCCAGCCAGTGGCCAGAGGGACATGTTCTTCAACCTCTTGGACCAGCCGCAGTCGTCTGAGTCGCCTCCTCCGTCGCACATGTCGAATTTCGACTTTCTGCCGGACCTCAACATTCCTGGTGCCCGGATGGGCTACGGCGACAACCTGATGTTCCAggactcgtcgtcgttcgGCATGCAGCCGACAATGAACGCGATCCTGCCCAACACGTCGGACGACCAGCTCTTTGCCAACGGCCTGGACCTCGGCATGTCCACATCGCCCGGTGTGCGCGACTCGTCCAAGTTTTTTGGGTCGCTTGGCAGCCACCGCAAGATGAAGTCGAGTGGCTCGGTTGCAGACTCGTCGCAGGATGCAGCCATGGATTTCGATCTCAGCAGAGCACGCAGCACGAGCTTTGGCTCGAGTATTTGGAACAACGGGGGTAGTAATTCCAACTGGGCGTCGATGAATATTCTGGACAAGCAGCTCAGCGGCGACATGGTGCCGAAAATATACATTGAGAATGAAGAAAAGCAGGACAAGGTGCCGTCATCGCCGtcatttttcaaaaataaattatttaagTTCGGAACCAGTCCGACAAAAACGGCCACCAAATCCAGCGACCGTTCCGAAGACACCAGTGTGGGggccgaggaggagctttCGTCGGGCTCGAtgtcgagctcagcaaCGCCGGGACTGCTAAGTAGCAGTTTTGGCTCCAAGTCGTCGCgtttcttcaagctcaagaaaaatcagTCTGATGACCAGGCGCTGGACACGAGACCGGACTCGCCGTCCGGAAACCTCATTTCCAGGCGTCTCAGCTTTGCATTCAAGCGGGgcgacaaggacaaggacCCAAAGAACGACTCTATCATcgaggaggcagaggagtGA
- a CDS encoding Serine/threonine-protein phosphatase 4 catalytic subunit, whose translation MLHIDKIIQDVRKCKIVPENDIQELCFLAQELLIQESNIQLVDPPVTICGDIHGQLHDLLRLFKISNEPPHTKYLFLGDFVDRGFYSLETFLLLLCYKVRYPDRIFLIRGNHESRQITSVYGFYDECMRKYGSANVWRYCCDVFDYLALGAYILSGASADGGVLCVHGGLSPAIETIDEIRLIDRKQEVPHDGLMCDLLWSDPEENIPAWAVSPRGAGYLFGYTETERFLFKNNLSLIARAHQLVMEGYKEVFDGGLVTVWSAPNYCYRCGNVAAVLTLDDNLNRNYTVFDSMLQDCSEIPSKKPVADYFL comes from the coding sequence ATGCTCCATATAGACAAAATAATACAGGACGTGCGAAAATGCAAAATTGTGCCCGAAAACGACATCCAGGAGCTGTGTTTTCTGGCAcaggagctgctgatcCAGGAGTCCAACatccagctggtggatccCCCCGTGACGATCTGCGGAGACATCCACGGGCAATTACACGACCTATTGCGACTGTTCAAGATCTCCAATGAGCCTCCGCACACCAAATACCTGTTTCTCGGCGACTTTGTGGACCGCGGCTTCTACTCGCTCGAGacgtttctgctgctgctgtgctACAAAGTGCGATATCCAGACCGTATCTTCTTGATCCGGGGAAACCACGAGTCGCGTCAGATCACCAGCGTGTACGGGTTTTACGACGAATGCATGCGCAAATACGGCTCGGCGAACGTGTGGCGCTACTGCTGCGACGTGTTCGACTACCTCGCGCTCGGAGCGTACATTCTGAGCGGCGCGAGCGCGGACGGCGGCGTGCTGTGCGTGCACGGCGGACTGAGCCCGGCAATCgagacgatcgacgagatccgGCTGATCGACCGCAAACAGGAGGTCCCGCACGACGGGCTCATGTGCGACCTGCTGTGGTCGGACCCTGAAGAAAACATCCCGGCCTGGGCGGTGTCGCCGCGCGGAGCCGGCTACCTGTTTGGCTACACCGAAACCGAGCGATTcctgttcaagaacaaccTCAGTCTCATTGCGCGCGcccaccagctggtcaTGGAGGGCTACAAAGAGGTGTTTGACGGCGGCCTCGTGACCGTGTGGTCTGCGCCCAACTACTGCTATCGCTGCGGCAACGTGGCCGCCGTGCTGACGCTCGACGACAACCTCAACCGCAATTATACCGTCTTTGACAGCATGCTGCAGGACTGCTCGGAGATCCCGTCCAAAAAACCCGTCGCCGACTACTTTCTGTGA